One window of the Paenibacillus beijingensis genome contains the following:
- the nth gene encoding endonuclease III: protein MNAKQKTRHILDVLADMFPDAHCELNHSNPFELTIAVLLSAQCTDETVNKVTASLFQKYKKPEDYLNVPQEELEQDIRRIGLFRNKAANIQKLCRILLEKYDGEVPREHSMLTELPGVGRKTANVVVSNAFGVPAIAVDTHVERVSKRLGLAKADDSVLEVEKKLMKLVPQEEWTLTHHRLIFFGRYHCKAASPKCDICPLLDLCKEGQRRMKPAAARKTTSKKQKIAK from the coding sequence ATGAACGCCAAACAGAAGACGCGTCACATTCTGGATGTATTGGCCGACATGTTTCCGGACGCGCACTGCGAATTGAATCACAGCAATCCGTTCGAGCTGACGATCGCGGTGCTGCTTTCGGCGCAGTGTACGGATGAAACGGTCAACAAAGTGACGGCTTCGCTTTTTCAGAAATACAAGAAGCCCGAAGATTATCTGAATGTGCCGCAGGAAGAACTGGAACAGGATATCCGCCGGATCGGCTTGTTCCGCAACAAGGCGGCGAACATACAGAAGCTGTGCCGTATTTTGCTGGAGAAGTATGACGGAGAGGTGCCGCGGGAGCATAGCATGTTGACCGAGCTGCCCGGCGTCGGGCGCAAGACGGCCAATGTTGTCGTCTCCAATGCGTTCGGCGTCCCTGCAATTGCCGTCGATACGCATGTCGAACGCGTATCCAAGCGGCTTGGCCTGGCGAAAGCGGACGACTCCGTCCTTGAAGTGGAGAAGAAGCTGATGAAGCTCGTGCCGCAGGAAGAGTGGACGCTCACGCATCACCGCCTGATCTTTTTCGGCCGGTATCATTGCAAGGCGGCGAGCCCGAAATGCGATATTTGCCCGCTGCTCGATTTATGCAAGGAAGGCCAAAGACGAATGAAACCGGCAGCTGCCCGCAAAACGACGAGTAAAAAACAAAAAATAGCGAAGTGA
- a CDS encoding dynamin family protein, with protein MRGLTDRNQMQHAAGGPADQDEEFAALKRSAGEADHRLLGALEAAMDWMEQAGYGADAARVAELAKKLLEKKLTVAFCGHFSAGKSTLVNSLCGADLLPSSPIPTSANVVSIRGGEPARAVVTALRSGNVESFEAPPQRLDDYCKDGEQFLTVDIVYPAPVLGSHTVLLDTPGIDSTDDAHRLATESALHLADVVFYVMDYNHVQSEINFAFAKRLKDWGKPLYLIVNQIDKHRERELSFAQYRRSVEKAFRNWSLEPSGIMYLSLRQPDHPHNQREQLESLLGELAEEREQLGRCSVYASVRHLGAQFLKRQEEAEQELRRQYMEAAGGIDAAGRIASEMEALRARIAELESWPHIWETSMREEVTQTLDNANVVPAATRDLAHSFLESRKPGFKTGFLFAGSKTAAEQQRRLEAFRSDLAEQTKAAVVWHLTDLIRRAAETEQAADESFEHELEQSFSWRPTPDWLLERVNTGAVFGNEYTMTYCRDVAAGLKAHYRRAAYDRLEAIAAKAAKRSEAAAEAARTELAKLGAQAEALCRMEELDRDARERAARLEALLPPAPQPPKLPVPGPEAGKTDQAAALHDEAAAAEGGKASAASAGHKAAVSADASAEPGGRVQPIDAHAQRSAQRPQPPGGHADPGVGYERQGGGNAQMSVGHGRQDGGNAQPGGGSAPQSGRAASGALAPQRLAAERLTAAAELLASQPSLASAAAAMRTRAARLRESRFTIALFGAFSAGKSSLANALIGARALPVSPNPTTAAINRIAPPAGEYGHGTARVLLKSPEAMLDDMRYSLALLGEEAGSGGAGELLKQISRLSPDGLHAAGRPHYSFLKAAEAGWDSLSSRLGSELVVDETEYRLYVADESRSCFVREIELYYSSPLTDQGVVLVDTPGADSVNARHTGVAFNYIKNADAVLFVTYYNHAFSQADRQFLMQLGRVKDQFELDKMFFLVNAADLASSQEELGGVLAHVESNLLQHGIRFPRLYPVSSMLALDGKEAGDAAMVEASMIGRFERSFNDFTQHELGSLAIKSAEQEIGRARDTIREWIEAAEGDAAAREEQREALSGQKRSAEAEIEEAVRSIPAAELEKERQELLYYVLQRVQYRFGEFFAFAFNPSVLRDDGRDLRKAVWTSWLELQRMLQTELSQELLATTLRMGRTVNSLAGKRYAALSEKLSARLTGFRPSPYEDAAFDTPEETASLHFDEIDAKWLNARFKSPRSFFEGEGSKQLRSELEAKLAPSMQLWIQEAGRRWQPVYESLLTEMIVRSAGRLREELDAYADGKLLSLQDNGSREALIEISRKLQSI; from the coding sequence ATGAGAGGATTGACGGACCGGAACCAAATGCAGCATGCGGCTGGAGGACCTGCAGATCAGGACGAAGAATTCGCCGCTCTTAAGCGTTCGGCGGGTGAAGCGGATCACCGGCTGTTGGGGGCGCTGGAGGCCGCTATGGATTGGATGGAGCAGGCGGGATACGGCGCGGATGCGGCCCGTGTGGCTGAACTTGCGAAGAAGCTGCTGGAAAAAAAGCTGACGGTCGCGTTTTGCGGTCATTTTTCGGCGGGCAAATCGACGCTTGTAAACTCGCTCTGCGGAGCCGACCTTCTCCCTTCCAGTCCGATCCCGACAAGTGCGAACGTCGTCTCCATTCGCGGCGGCGAGCCTGCGAGGGCGGTCGTCACCGCGCTGCGCAGCGGCAATGTGGAATCGTTTGAAGCGCCTCCGCAGCGGCTGGATGATTACTGCAAGGACGGGGAGCAGTTTTTAACGGTCGACATTGTCTATCCGGCGCCGGTGCTCGGCAGTCATACGGTTCTGCTCGATACGCCGGGCATCGATTCGACGGACGACGCGCACCGGCTGGCGACGGAATCCGCTCTTCACTTGGCGGACGTCGTTTTTTATGTGATGGATTACAACCACGTCCAGTCGGAAATCAACTTTGCGTTTGCGAAGCGGCTGAAAGATTGGGGCAAGCCGCTTTATCTCATCGTCAATCAAATCGATAAGCACCGAGAGCGCGAGCTTTCTTTTGCGCAGTACCGGCGCAGTGTTGAGAAGGCGTTCCGCAACTGGAGTCTTGAGCCGAGCGGCATTATGTATTTATCGCTGCGGCAGCCGGATCATCCGCACAATCAGCGGGAGCAGCTGGAGAGCCTGCTGGGCGAGCTTGCGGAGGAGCGGGAACAATTGGGCCGCTGCAGCGTATACGCTTCTGTCCGCCATTTGGGCGCACAGTTTTTGAAACGGCAGGAAGAAGCGGAGCAGGAGCTCCGCCGGCAGTATATGGAAGCAGCCGGAGGCATCGATGCGGCCGGCCGCATCGCTTCGGAAATGGAAGCGCTCCGCGCGCGCATTGCCGAGCTGGAATCATGGCCGCACATATGGGAGACAAGCATGCGCGAGGAAGTTACGCAAACGCTTGACAATGCCAACGTTGTGCCGGCAGCGACCCGCGATCTGGCCCATTCCTTCCTGGAGAGCCGCAAGCCGGGGTTCAAAACCGGTTTCTTGTTCGCGGGCTCCAAGACGGCGGCGGAACAGCAGCGCAGGCTGGAGGCGTTTAGGTCGGATCTGGCCGAGCAGACGAAGGCGGCCGTCGTCTGGCATTTGACGGATCTGATCCGCCGGGCGGCCGAAACCGAACAGGCGGCGGACGAATCGTTCGAACACGAGCTTGAACAATCGTTTTCCTGGCGACCAACGCCGGATTGGCTCCTGGAGCGGGTCAACACCGGCGCAGTCTTCGGAAACGAGTATACGATGACGTACTGCCGGGACGTTGCCGCCGGGCTGAAAGCGCATTACCGGCGAGCGGCTTACGACCGGCTTGAGGCGATTGCCGCGAAAGCGGCAAAGCGGAGCGAAGCGGCAGCGGAAGCGGCGCGGACGGAGCTGGCGAAGCTCGGTGCGCAGGCGGAGGCGCTCTGCAGGATGGAGGAACTGGACAGGGACGCGAGGGAGCGGGCGGCGCGGCTGGAGGCGCTGCTGCCTCCCGCTCCGCAGCCGCCGAAGCTGCCGGTTCCCGGGCCGGAAGCCGGCAAGACGGACCAAGCCGCGGCTCTTCATGACGAAGCTGCCGCTGCTGAAGGCGGTAAAGCGTCGGCCGCATCCGCAGGCCATAAGGCAGCCGTTTCGGCGGATGCAAGCGCCGAGCCCGGCGGTCGTGTACAGCCGATAGACGCGCATGCGCAGCGAAGCGCCCAGCGTCCGCAGCCGCCAGGCGGTCACGCGGATCCTGGCGTCGGGTATGAGCGGCAAGGCGGCGGAAATGCACAGATGAGCGTCGGGCATGGGCGGCAAGACGGCGGAAATGCGCAGCCGGGCGGCGGGAGCGCGCCGCAAAGCGGCCGTGCCGCAAGCGGAGCGCTCGCTCCGCAGCGGCTCGCCGCAGAGCGGCTGACGGCGGCGGCGGAGCTGCTTGCATCGCAGCCATCGCTTGCCTCAGCGGCGGCTGCGATGCGCACGCGCGCCGCTCGGCTGCGCGAAAGCCGCTTCACGATCGCGCTGTTCGGCGCGTTCAGCGCGGGCAAATCGTCGCTTGCCAACGCCTTGATCGGCGCGCGGGCGCTGCCGGTGTCGCCGAACCCGACGACGGCGGCGATCAACCGGATCGCGCCGCCGGCGGGCGAATACGGCCACGGCACGGCGCGCGTGCTGCTGAAATCGCCGGAAGCGATGCTGGACGATATGCGCTATTCGCTGGCGCTGCTTGGGGAAGAGGCGGGCAGCGGCGGCGCCGGGGAGCTGCTAAAGCAAATATCGAGGCTGTCGCCCGACGGGCTGCATGCGGCCGGCAGACCGCATTACAGCTTTCTGAAAGCGGCGGAAGCCGGCTGGGATTCGCTCTCTTCCCGGCTCGGAAGCGAGCTTGTCGTCGACGAGACGGAATACCGGCTGTATGTCGCCGATGAGTCGCGCTCCTGTTTTGTGCGCGAGATCGAGCTGTATTACAGCTCGCCGCTCACCGATCAGGGCGTCGTGCTCGTCGACACGCCGGGCGCCGATTCCGTCAACGCAAGGCATACCGGCGTCGCGTTCAACTATATCAAGAACGCCGATGCGGTGCTTTTCGTCACCTATTACAACCATGCTTTTTCGCAGGCGGACCGGCAGTTTCTGATGCAGCTCGGAAGAGTGAAGGATCAGTTCGAGCTCGATAAAATGTTCTTTCTCGTGAACGCCGCCGACCTCGCTTCCTCGCAAGAGGAGCTTGGCGGCGTGCTCGCGCATGTAGAGAGCAATTTGCTGCAGCACGGCATCCGCTTTCCGCGTCTTTATCCCGTTTCCAGCATGCTGGCGCTCGACGGCAAAGAAGCGGGCGATGCGGCGATGGTGGAAGCTTCCATGATCGGACGCTTCGAGCGTTCATTTAACGATTTTACGCAGCATGAGCTGGGCAGTCTGGCCATCAAGTCCGCCGAGCAGGAAATCGGACGGGCAAGAGATACGATCCGCGAGTGGATCGAAGCGGCAGAAGGAGACGCGGCTGCGCGGGAGGAACAGCGCGAAGCATTGTCCGGGCAGAAGCGCTCCGCCGAAGCCGAGATTGAGGAAGCGGTCCGCTCGATTCCCGCTGCGGAGCTGGAGAAGGAACGCCAGGAGCTTTTGTACTATGTTTTGCAGCGGGTACAGTACCGTTTCGGGGAGTTTTTCGCCTTCGCGTTTAACCCTTCGGTACTGCGGGACGACGGCCGCGATTTGCGCAAAGCGGTTTGGACCTCGTGGCTGGAGCTGCAGCGGATGCTGCAAACCGAGCTGTCGCAGGAACTGCTGGCAACGACGCTGCGGATGGGGCGGACGGTCAATTCGCTGGCGGGCAAGCGATATGCAGCGCTCTCGGAAAAGCTGAGCGCGCGGCTGACGGGATTTCGGCCGTCCCCTTACGAGGATGCCGCTTTCGATACGCCGGAAGAGACCGCTTCGTTGCATTTCGACGAAATCGATGCCAAATGGCTGAATGCCCGCTTCAAAAGTCCGCGGTCTTTTTTTGAAGGAGAAGGAAGCAAACAGCTGCGCTCCGAATTGGAAGCGAAGCTTGCCCCATCGATGCAGCTGTGGATTCAGGAGGCGGGGCGCAGATGGCAGCCTGTTTACGAATCGCTGCTGACGGAGATGATCGTCCGCTCCGCCGGCCGATTGCGGGAGGAACTGGACGCCTATGCGGACGGCAAGCTGCTTTCGCTGCAAGATAACGGCAGCCGGGAAGCGCTGATTGAGATTAGCCGCAAGCTGCAATCCATATAA